A stretch of Arachis hypogaea cultivar Tifrunner chromosome 15, arahy.Tifrunner.gnm2.J5K5, whole genome shotgun sequence DNA encodes these proteins:
- the LOC112750525 gene encoding leucoanthocyanidin reductase: MTVSSATIPSATKARILVIGATGFMGQFVTKASLAFGHPTCLLVRPPHKMHSKAALLKSFQDKGATLIHGVINDKDQMEKILKDNEIEIVISLVGGGNVLDQITLIDAMKSVKTIKRFLPSEFGHDVDRAEPVEPGLTMYKEKRVVRRMVEESGIPFTNICCNSIASWPYYDNCHPSKLPPPIDQFQIYGDGNIKAYFVDGNDIGRLTMKAVDDVRTLNKNVHFRPSMNCYSVNELASLWEKKIGRTIPRVTISEDDLLAAAAANLIPESIVASFTHDIFIKGCQVNFSTDGSNDVEIGTLYPDEKFRCLEDCFEDFVPMIRDKILGGPNDELAKTNNKSLLEAVPITAMG; encoded by the exons ATGACTGTGTCGAGCGCCACCATTCCTTCAGCCACCAAGGCTCGGATTCTGGTCATCGGAGCGACCGGCTTTATGGGTCAATTTGTGACAAAGGCGAGTCTTGCCTTCGGACATCCCACTTGTTTGCTGGTTCGGCCTCCCCATAAAATGCACTCCAAGGCTGCCCTTCTCAAATCCTTTCAGGATAAAGGTGCCACACTCATTCAT GGGGTAATAAATGATAAGGATCAaatggagaaaattttgaaagacaaTGAGATAGAGATTGTCATTTCTCTTGTTGGAGGGGGCAATGTTCTGGACCAGATTACTTTAATAGATGCCATGAAATCTGTGAAGACTATCAAG AGGTTTTTGCCATCAGAGTTTGGGCATGACGTGGACAGGGCAGAGCCTGTGGAGCCAGGGCTAACAATGTACAAAGAGAAACGCGTAGTTAGACGCATGGTTGAAGAGAGTGGGATCCCCTTCACCAACATCTGTTGCAATTCCATTGCTTCTTGGCCTTACTATGACAATTGTCATCCTTCTAAGCTCCCTCCTCCCATCGACCAATTTCAAATTTATGGTGATGGCAACATTAAAG CTTACTTTGTTGATGGAAATGATATTGGAAGGTTGACAATGAAAGCAGTTGATGATGTTAGAACACTGAACAAAAACGTTCATTTTAGACCCTCAATGAATTGTTACAGCGTCAACGAGCTTGCTTCTTTATGGGAAAAGAAAATTGGTCGAACAATTCCCAGAGTTACCATCTCAGAAGATGATCTTCTTGCTGCAGCTGCAG CGAACTTGATACCTGAAAGCATTGTAGCCTCATTCACGCATGACATTTTCATCAAGGGTTGCCAAGTTAACTTCAGCACAGATGGCTCAAATGATGTTGAAATTGGAACACTGTACCCTGATGAAAAGTTCCGATGCTTGGAGGATTGCTTTGAGGATTTTGTTCCCATGATCCGTGACAAGATTCTTGGAGGCCCAAATGATGAACTTGCCAAAACCAATAATAAGTCATTGCTAGAAGCTGTGCCAATCACAGCTATGGGCTGA